A region from the Muribaculum gordoncarteri genome encodes:
- a CDS encoding C40 family peptidase produces the protein MRRSLYIFAIVTVLLATGCKSSKSVTGSTSSYDKNRPADTRIEIPELYGDEKLLVDEALTWLGTRYKYGGKDYNGTDCSGLTMQVYMKALGIALPRSSREQQQFCKSIHKSKLNAGDLVFFCTGRDKTRVSHVGLYVGNGQIIHSSASRGVIVSRLEEKYYTSTYHSSGHVQRKTSSKPVKKIKPEKPATPKFENEPMQFDLDEVIEAKIDSIYSSFLD, from the coding sequence ATGCGCAGGTCATTATATATATTCGCTATAGTCACAGTGTTGCTTGCCACCGGATGTAAATCATCAAAATCGGTGACGGGTTCGACATCGTCCTATGACAAGAATCGACCTGCCGACACCCGCATTGAAATTCCCGAGTTATACGGCGACGAGAAGCTTCTTGTCGACGAAGCGTTGACATGGCTCGGAACACGTTACAAATACGGCGGCAAGGACTATAACGGCACCGATTGTTCGGGGCTCACCATGCAGGTTTACATGAAAGCGCTTGGCATAGCGCTTCCTCGCTCGTCACGTGAACAGCAACAATTCTGCAAGTCGATACACAAAAGCAAGCTCAATGCCGGCGACCTCGTATTCTTTTGCACGGGACGCGACAAAACACGTGTGTCACATGTCGGTCTGTATGTTGGAAACGGACAGATTATACATTCATCAGCAAGTCGCGGCGTAATCGTAAGCCGACTTGAAGAGAAATATTACACATCAACCTACCATTCATCGGGTCACGTACAACGCAAAACATCCTCAAAGCCCGTCAAAAAGATTAAGCCGGAGAAGCCCGCAACTCCCAAATTTGAGAACGAGCCGATGCAATTTGACCTCGACGAGGTTATTGAAGCTAAAATTGATTCAATCTACAGCTCTTTCCTCGATTAA